A window of Actinobacillus suis ATCC 33415 contains these coding sequences:
- a CDS encoding calcium-binding protein: MYVARITHSISVSGFINTFFHSYGRFIFKPSFGQQPIFEQKPIEVQQPDFGQKPIQFDDPDFGQKPIDPQRPFDPQQPIPQEPIPQEPVPQEPVPQEPVPQEPVPQEPVPQEPVPQEPVPQEPVPQEPVPQEPVPQEPVPQDPICGCPEDDAPTPPWEADNEIFGDECDNVLCGTELKDLIDGGAGNDTLYGFGGHDNLFGGEGHDILVGGLGAGDYLSGGVGSDTYIFSGDFGHDVVADKGAKSDFDLIRFTDLNSEEVTFSLKGSNLFITDTTDEGNFIEVVNYLNDGANSIEQFDFKDGSATVDVVYNTDGSCDICVSYTPVQVQQEQVSFYA; encoded by the coding sequence ATGTATGTAGCACGAATCACACATAGCATTAGTGTTAGCGGATTTATTAATACTTTTTTCCATTCTTATGGAAGATTTATTTTTAAACCGTCTTTTGGTCAACAACCAATTTTTGAACAAAAACCAATAGAAGTTCAACAACCGGATTTCGGTCAAAAACCAATTCAATTTGATGATCCTGATTTCGGTCAAAAACCAATTGATCCTCAACGTCCGTTTGATCCACAACAACCAATTCCACAAGAGCCAATTCCTCAAGAACCAGTTCCTCAAGAACCTGTTCCACAAGAACCTGTTCCTCAAGAACCTGTTCCTCAAGAGCCAGTTCCACAAGAACCTGTTCCTCAAGAGCCAGTTCCTCAAGAACCTGTTCCACAAGAGCCAGTTCCTCAAGAGCCTGTTCCTCAAGAACCTGTTCCACAAGATCCAATCTGTGGTTGTCCGGAAGATGATGCTCCAACCCCACCATGGGAAGCTGATAATGAAATTTTTGGCGATGAGTGTGATAATGTGCTTTGCGGTACAGAGTTGAAAGATCTGATTGATGGCGGTGCTGGTAACGATACTTTATACGGTTTCGGCGGTCACGATAATTTATTCGGTGGCGAAGGCCACGATATCTTAGTAGGCGGTCTTGGTGCTGGCGACTATCTTTCTGGTGGTGTAGGTAGTGATACTTATATCTTCAGCGGTGATTTCGGTCACGATGTTGTTGCAGACAAAGGTGCGAAAAGTGATTTTGATTTAATTCGATTCACTGATTTAAATTCAGAGGAAGTAACATTCAGCCTTAAAGGTAGTAACTTATTTATTACAGATACTACGGATGAAGGTAACTTTATCGAAGTAGTTAACTACTTAAATGACGGCGCAAACTCAATTGAGCAATTCGATTTCAAAGACGGTAGTGCAACAGTTGACGTAGTTTATAACACTGATGGTTCTTGTGATATTTGTGTTTCATACACTCCAGTACAAGTACAACAAGAGCAAGTAAGCTTCTACGCTTAA
- a CDS encoding calcium-binding protein, whose amino-acid sequence MSEYTNVIEAKYGETVYGTAGNDYLSGLYSDYVFTRGGGMDVIKDKGVIKNITFPDAISSQVRYYLSNNILTIKPYPDSSDQIEIQDFSSYTILSLTYQDKKINTNQVSLTDSGKIIGTENNEIINGTPFMDSLVGLQGNDILRGGYGKDTYIFNKGDGQDTVFDGNILEESSVLHFQGGKAKNVKFERVSNDLVISAFDNETDQVMIDAYFNALDEAQSLELVFDDKAISELAPYFIDNKSITNISGSFYIYGTAVNDTLHSDNEDARIFAKAGNDILVSGNGHDELYAGSGDDMVTAGAGDDFVYGETGSDHVYAGIGNDNVYLDEGDDIAYGNEDNDEIYGQTGKDSLYGGAGEDMLDGGIGDDELYGGTSHDNLFGAEGNDILNGEADDDYLSGNLGHDTYIFSGVFGYDVIADFGNIADKDILLFKDLKLDEVSFNLNGTNLLLTDMTREGNYVEIVDYVTNQENYIEQFTFIDYQVAILVDYKNSFDNQININLI is encoded by the coding sequence ATGAGCGAATATACAAATGTTATTGAGGCGAAATATGGCGAAACTGTTTATGGAACAGCTGGCAATGATTATCTTTCTGGACTTTATAGCGATTATGTTTTTACTAGAGGCGGAGGAATGGATGTGATAAAGGATAAAGGAGTCATAAAAAACATTACTTTTCCTGATGCAATTTCTAGCCAAGTTCGTTATTACCTCTCTAATAATATCCTCACTATTAAACCTTATCCGGATAGTTCTGATCAAATAGAAATCCAAGATTTCTCTTCTTATACAATCCTTTCTTTAACTTACCAAGATAAAAAAATAAATACCAATCAAGTTTCTTTAACGGATAGTGGAAAGATTATTGGCACAGAAAATAATGAAATTATCAATGGAACGCCTTTTATGGATAGTTTGGTTGGATTGCAAGGAAATGACATCCTAAGAGGCGGATATGGGAAAGACACCTATATATTTAATAAAGGCGATGGCCAAGATACGGTATTTGACGGCAATATTTTAGAAGAAAGTTCGGTTTTACATTTTCAGGGGGGAAAAGCGAAAAATGTGAAATTTGAGCGAGTATCTAATGATTTAGTAATTAGCGCTTTTGATAATGAAACCGATCAGGTAATGATTGATGCCTATTTTAATGCGTTAGATGAAGCACAATCATTAGAACTTGTATTTGATGATAAAGCGATTAGCGAGCTAGCACCTTATTTTATTGATAATAAAAGTATTACAAATATCAGCGGTTCTTTTTATATCTATGGTACGGCTGTAAATGATACCTTACATTCGGATAATGAAGATGCTCGTATTTTTGCTAAGGCAGGAAATGATATTTTAGTCAGTGGCAATGGGCATGACGAGCTATATGCCGGTAGCGGAGATGATATGGTAACGGCTGGAGCGGGTGATGATTTTGTTTATGGAGAAACAGGTAGTGACCATGTATATGCAGGTATAGGTAATGATAACGTTTACTTGGATGAAGGCGATGATATTGCTTATGGTAATGAGGATAATGATGAAATCTATGGGCAAACAGGAAAAGATAGCTTATATGGCGGAGCAGGAGAGGATATGTTAGATGGCGGTATTGGTGACGATGAACTTTATGGCGGAACCTCGCATGACAATTTATTTGGTGCAGAAGGAAATGATATTTTAAATGGTGAAGCTGATGATGATTACCTTTCCGGTAATTTAGGTCACGATACTTATATTTTTAGCGGGGTGTTTGGCTATGATGTTATTGCTGATTTTGGAAATATTGCGGATAAAGACATATTACTATTTAAAGATTTGAAGCTTGATGAAGTTAGTTTTAACTTGAATGGTACAAATTTATTGCTTACTGACATGACTCGAGAAGGAAATTATGTTGAGATTGTTGATTATGTAACGAATCAAGAAAATTATATTGAACAGTTTACTTTTATTGATTATCAAGTAGCTATCTTGGTTGATTATAAAAATTCATTTGATAATCAAATTAATATTAATCTAATTTGA